The following are encoded in a window of Amaranthus tricolor cultivar Red isolate AtriRed21 chromosome 2, ASM2621246v1, whole genome shotgun sequence genomic DNA:
- the LOC130806622 gene encoding pentatricopeptide repeat-containing protein At4g13650, giving the protein MLSISLLNNSFHFHGKSTICALQNLHRILNKRFKLASLSSSAIRHAFVEHRSELNQHESPFRPNYQTYLWLLEGWINSCSGSLLDCRKFHGLILKSGFTQDIELCDRLLEFYISNNHFWDAHKLFDEMLERGINVHVSTWNKIMCGLLDRKLNRELLGLFLRMLNENVDPDEFTFANLFRACDGEKADFWFIEQLHAKVIVYGFDRSRFVSNPLINLYSKNGMTKYAKCVFENLGERDNVTWVAIISGLSQNGLENQAIRLFCDEMHAHGILPTPYALSSVLSSCSKIEAFEVGQELHGLIYKWGFASETFVCNALVTFYSRWGDFVSAKKVFEMMKHKDGVSFNSLISGLSQKGFSVDALCLLQKMQRDLLKPDCVTMASLVSACALLGDLEKGTQLHSYALKAGFCSDVLIEGSLLDLYVKCSDIGTAHKYFLTTKRENVVLWNVMLVAYGQIGNLTEAYHMFLRMQMKGLEPNQYTYPSMIRTCTYEGALDLGEQIHTQVIKTGFQFNEYVSSVLIDMYAKHGYLDAAEKIFMRLNENDVVTWTAMISGYRQHEMYGRALRLFKEMLRRGVQADNIGLSSAISACAGIQSLYHGRQIHAQSYVLGYSNDLSINNALVSLYARCGRLQEAYRAFEKIDVKDNTSWNAMITGFAQSGHSENALRVYHLMNEAGIEANLISYSSSISAAANTANVKQGKQIQAKLFKTGYHMETEASNALITLYAKCGCIDDARRVFSEMIERNDVTWNAMITAYSQHGCGDEVLEIFDEMKRVGVAPNLVTFLGVLSACSHVGLVERGLVYFESMSQEYGLVPKQEHYVCVVDILGRAGQLSRARKFTEDMPIKPDANIWRTLLRACVVHKNKEIGEFAAHHLLQLAPEDSATYVLMSNMYAVTRNRALMDESRKMMKERGVKKEPGRSWIEVKNTIHAFYAGDNLHPLKDNIYGFLEDLDKRASEIGFVQNQYSIPIDAEKNGIVNVHSERLAIAYGLMSLSSSVPLHVMKNLRVCTDCHNWIKCVSSISNRTIIVRDAYRFHRFEGGSCSCNDYW; this is encoded by the exons ATGCTGTCAATTTCCTTGCTTAATAATTCCTTCCATTTCCATGGAAAATCCACCATTTGTGCTCTCCAG AATCTTCACAGAATTTTGAATAAAAGATTCAAGTTAGCTAGTTTAAGCAGCTCTGCTATTCGCCATGCTTTTGTTGAACATCGCTCAGAACTTAATCAACATGAAAGCCCTTTTCGTCCCAATTATCAAACTTATTTGTGGCTTTTAGAAGGATGGATAAATTCCTGTTCTGGATCATTGCTTGATTGCAGAAAGTTTCATGGGTTGATTTTAAAATCGGGTTTTACTCAAGATATTGAATTATGTGACCGTCTGTTGGAATTTTATATCTCCAATAATCATTTCTGGGATGCACATAAactttttgatgaaatgcttgAGAGAGGGATTAATGTTCATGTTTCTACATGGAATAAGATTATGTGCGGACTTTTGGATAGAAAATTGAATAGGGAATTGTTGGGATTGTTTTTGCGGATGTTGAATGAAAATGTTGATCCGGATGAGTTTACATTCGCGAATTTGTTCAGGGCATGTGATGGGGAAAAGGCTGATTTTTGGTTTATAGAGCAGTTACATGCTAAGGTTATTGTGTATGGGTTTGATCGTAGTCGTTTTGTTAGTAATCCTTTGATCAACTTGTACTCGAAGAATGGAATGACCAAGTATGCTAAAtgtgtttttgaaaatttaggtgAGAGGGACAATGTGACTTGGGTTGCTATAATTTCTGGGTTATCTCAAAATGGATTAGAAAATCAAGCGATTCGACTATTCTGTGATGAAATGCATGCACATGGTATACTCCCTACGCCATATGCTTTATCTAGTGTTTTGAGTTCCTGTAGTAAGATTGAGGCATTTGAGGTTGGGCAGGAACTTCATGGCCTTATTTATAAGTGGGGTTTTGCTTCTGAAACTTTTGTGTGCAATGCGCTTGTAACCTTTTATTCTCGTTGGGGAGACTTTGTTTCTGCTAAAAAGGTTTTTGAGATGATGAAGCACAAAGATGGAGTATCGTTTAATTCGCTAATTTCAGGGCTTTCTCAGAAGGGATTTAGTGTTGACGCTCTTTGCTTGCTGCAGAAAATGCAGCGTGATTTGTTAAAACCTGACTGTGTTACCATGGCAAGCCTTGTTAGTGCGTGTGCTTTGCTTGGAGATCTTGAGAAGGGCACTCAACTTCATTCATATGCACTCAAGGCGGGATTTTGCTCTGATGTGCTCATTGAAGGGTCTTTGCTAGATCTTTATGTCAAATGTTCTGATATTGGAACTGCACACAAGTATTTTCTTACTACCAAAAGGGAAAATGTGGTTCTGTGGAACGTAATGCTTGTAGCTTATGGGCAGATTGGCAATCTAACTGAAGCTTATCATATGTTTTTGCGAATGCAGATGAAGGGGTTGGAACCTAATCAGTATACGTATCCTAGCATGATTAGAACATGTACCTATGAAGGAGCTTTAGATTTGGGAGAACAGATTCATACCCAAGTCATTAAAACAGGATTTCAGTTCAACGAATATGTTAGCAGCGTCCTTATAGATATGTATGCTAAGCACGGGTACCTGGATGCTGCTGAAAAGATTTTCATGAGGCTCAATGAAAACGATGTTGTTACCTGGACAGCTATGATTTCTGGGTATAGGCAGCACGAGATGTATGGTCGTGCTCTGAGGCTCTTTAAAGAGATGTTACGCCGTGGTGTCCAAGCAGATAATATAGGATTGTCCAGTGCAATCAGTGCATGTGCAGGAATTCAATCACTATACCATGGTCGGCAAATTCATGCTCAATCGTATGTTCTTGGTTACTCTAATGATCTTTCGATTAATAATGCGCTTGTAAGCCTTTACGCTAGATGTGGAAGACTTCAAGAAGCATATCGTGCATTTGAGAAAATTGATGTGAAAGATAACACATCATGGAATGCAATGATTACAGGTTTTGCACAAAGTGGGCACTCCGAAAATGCATTGAGAGTATACCATTTGATGAATGAAGCTGGTATAGAAGCTAATCTGATTTCCTACAGTTCCTCGATCAGTGCTGCTGCTAATACGGCAAATGTAAAACAAGGGAAGCAGATACAAGCAAAGCTATTTAAAACTGGTTACCATATGGAAACCGAGGCCTCAAATGCCTTAATCACACTGTATGCAAAATGCGGGTGTATCGATGATGCTAGGAGAGTGTTTTCGGAAATGATCGAAAGAAATGACGTTACATGGAATGCGATGATAACAGCTTATTCTCAGCATGGTTGTGGGGACGAAGTCCTGGAGATCTTCGATGAGATGAAACGGGTTGGTGTGGCACCGAatcttgtcacatttttgggaGTATTATCAGCATGTAGCCATGTGGGGTTAGTGGAAAGGGGGTTAGTGTACTTTGAGTCCATGAGCCAAGAGTATGGTTTGGTTCCCAAACAAGAACATTATGTCTGTGTTGTTGATATTCTTGGGCGGGCGGGGCAACTCAGTCGTGCTAGGAAATTTACCGAAGATATGCCAATCAAACCGGATGCAAATATTTGGAGAACTCTTTTGAGGGCATGTGTTGTTCACAAGAACAAAGAAATCGGAGAgtttgctgctcatcatttgtTACAGTTGGCACCTGAGGACTCAGCAACCTACGTTCTCATGTCAAATATGTATGCAGTGACTAGAAATCGGGCCCTTATGGACGAATCTAGAAAAATGATGAAAGAAAGAGGAGTAAAGAAGGAGCCTGGCCGTAGCTGGATTGAAGTAAAAAACACTATTCATGCGTTTTATGCGGGTGATAATCTTCATCCTCTGAAAGATAACATATATGGCTTCTTGGAGGATCTGGATAAGCGTGCATCCGAAATTGGTTTTGTGCAAAATCAGTACAGCATTCCGATTGATGCAGAAAAGAACGGAATTGTCAATGTTCATAGTGAAAGACTTGCTATTGCTTATGGGCTAATGAGCTTATCGAGTTCAGTTCCTCTTCATGTAATGAAAAATCTTCGTGTATGTACTGATTGCCATAACTGGATCAAGTGTGTTTCTAGTATCTCAAACCGGACAATTATTGTGAGAGATGCATATCGGTTTCATCGTTTTGAGGGTGGTTCGTGCTCGTGTAATGACTATTGGTGA
- the LOC130806831 gene encoding pentatricopeptide repeat-containing protein At4g13650-like: MSLLKSFHFNGSSTLYTLQNLGKNIIGRRNLARLICSGLFHSFVEHRSGFDQNGSTFRCNDRTYLWLIKGWIDSGSWSLLDCRKLHGLMFKAGISQDVELYYQLLGFCKSNGCFWDAHKLFYEMLERDISLVLLLRMLSENVYQDEFTFANLFRESGGEKTDFWCTDQLHAKVIVNGFDRSRFVCNPLIDLYSKSGMTKYAKCIFKNLGERDNVSWVAMLFRLSQSGFREEAIRLLCDEIHALSSVSNSYGKTEAFTFGEEIHGFLYKWGYAFDDFVCKTLVNFYSHWGQFISAVKVFETMMHRDEVIYNSLMTGLVRIGCSFNALCLLQMMQYDMLEPDCVTVASLISGCSAIGAIEKGHQLHAYALKAGFFSDMLIQESLLDLYVKRSDLETSYKYFLTTQIENLVLWNVMFLRMQMKGLEPNLYATPVTRTSEGALNLGKQFHTQVITTGFQFNEYVSSVLIDMYAKHGNLNAAEKIFLGVSENSVAYTAMITGYRQLEMYGYALKLFKLMLGRGIQADNIGLSSVVSACAGIRAYNQGRQSHAQSYVLGYCGDDAIQNALVGLYARCGRPQDAYRAFDRLEVKDNNALVTGFAKVREEMGPFGDPCLYQDDCPCQAPT; the protein is encoded by the exons ATGTCCTTGCTTAAATCCTTCCATTTTAATGGAAGTTCTACTCTTTATACTCTCCAG AATTTAGGTAAAAATATTATTGGAAGACGCAATTTAGCAAGATTAATCTGCTCTGGACTCTTCCATTCATTTGTTGAACATCGTTCTGGGTTTGATCAAAATGGAAGCACTTTTCGTTGTAATGACCGAACTTATTTGTGGCTTATAAAAGGATGGATTGATTCGGGTTCCTGGTCATTACTTGATTGCAGAAAACTTCATGGGTTGATGTTTAAAGCAGGTATTAGTCAAGATGTTGAATTATATTACCAGCTGTTAGGATTTTGTAAGTCCAATGGTTGTTTCTGGGATGCACATAAACTGTTTTATGAAATGCTTGAAAGGGATATTAGTTTGGTATTGCTTTTGCGTATGTTGAGTGAGAATGTCTATCAGGATGAGTTCACTTTTGCAAATTTGTTTAGGGAATCTGGTGGGGAAAAGACTGATTTTTGGTGTACTGATCAGTTACATGCTAAAGTCATTGTTAATGGGTTCGATCGTAGTCGTTTTGTTTGTAATCCTTTGATCGATTTGTACTCGAAGAGTGGAATGACAAAATATgccaaatgtatttttaagaactTAGGTGAGAGGGATAATGTGAGTTGGGTTGCTATGCTTTTTAGATTATCTCAGAGTGGATTCCGAGAAGAAGCTATTCGCCTATTATGTGACGAGATCCATGCTCTGTCTAGTGTTTCGAATTCTTATGGTAAGACTGAGGCATTTACTTTTGGAGAGGAAATTCATGGTTTTCTTTATAAGTGGGGTTATGCTTTCGACGATTTTGTGTGCAAGACGCTTGTGAACTTTTATTCTCATTGGGGACAATTTATTTCCGCTGTAAAAGTTTTTGAGACGATGATGCATAGGGATGAAGTGATCTATAATTCGCTTATGACAGGGCTTGTTCGGATTGGCTGTAGTTTTAATGCCCTTTGTTTGCTACAGATGATGCAGTATGATATGTTAGAACCCGACTGCGTTACAGTGGCAAGCCTTATTAGTGGATGTTCTGCGATTGGAGCTATTGAGAAGGGTCATCAACTTCACGCATATGCACTCAAGGCGGGATTCTTCTCTGATATGCTCATTCAAGAGTCTTTGCTAGACCTTTATGTTAAACGGTCTGATCTCGAAACTTCATACAAGTATTTCCTTACTACCCAAATAGAGAATTTGGTCCTATGGAACGTAATGTTTTTGCGAATGCAGATGAAGGGTTTGGAACCTAATCTGTACGCAACTCCGGTCACAAGAACTTCGGAAGGAGCTCTAAACTTGGGAAAACAGTTTCATACCCAAGTCATTACTACAGGATTTCAGTTCAATGAGTATGTTAGTAGTGTTCTTATAGATATGTATGCGAAGCACGGGAACCTAAATGCTGCTGAAAAGATTTTCTTAGGGGTCAGTGAAAATAGCGTTGCCTATACGGCTATGATAACTGGATATAGGCAGCTCGAGATGTATGGGTATGCTTTGAAGCTTTTCAAACTGATGTTAGGCCGTGGTATACAAGCTGATAATATTGGATTGTCGAGTGTAGTCAGTGCTTGTGCAGGAATTCGAGCATATAACCAAGGTCGGCAAAGTCATGCCCAATCCTATGTTCTTGGTTACTGTGGTGATGATGCTATTCAGAATGCTCTCGTAGGTCTTTATGCTAGATGTGGAAGACCTCAAGACGCCTATCGTGCATTTGATAGACTCGAGGTGAAAGATAACAATGCATTGGTTACCGGTTTTGCAAAGGTTCGAGAGGAGATGGGTCCATTTGGTGATCCTTGTCTTTATCAGGATGACTGTCCGTGTCAGGCTCCCACGTAA
- the LOC130805894 gene encoding protein TIC 100, with protein MSNEQLEDQPLPRKKIAYLDSESDTDSDSDSESESESGPSKPTRNEFNYKRPSDYLAPKPDLEESPEQRNIRLFQEALKSRRYTRLTEEAEILARINELGNLYNFPKDNENWREEDLKELWADAPTRMLKPGWDPALVDEEDWKIVRDEVKAGRDPPIAPFYLPYRKPYPVIPSNHYDIRNPRDVIEELDRTEEFLQWVSYVFPDGGSYEGTVWDDMAHGKGVYVAQQGLVRYEGEWLQNNQEGHGVVEVEIPDIEPVPGSKLEAQMHAEGKIFRRDFMTPEDREWLEMDIEDSVRLANGNYEIPFYEQEEWIRQYGKKPEKGRYRYAGQWKHGRMHGCGVYEVNERPIFGRFYFGEHVEESAGCDEEIAAMHAGIAEVAAAKARMFVNKPDGMVREERGPYGDPQHPYFYEANEVWQAPGFINQFYEVPEYWKTYVDEVDQEREMWLNSFYKAPLRLPMPAELEYWWEKDAPPEFILLNKEPEPDPNDPTKLIYTEDPLILHTPSGRIIDYVEDEEHGVRLFWRSAGDTDPSKVEFLPLGFDEFYGRKKADEQQEGFLKRLVCSIENFCKPWFEKLEKWTEEQKTASDLRMKLIEQELELVEAELSLEEALEDMEESLKQQEEAANNIDMDVEDEAVSSPSLPVEQVEEISPEGIKDEGGKAEEEDDDDDDDDDDLASSSFGSVTDSKDKKNEPGRSAFSTLSFASSGLLSAVPSILEKSFSAWKKERSPPRLPHESCSRTRSNAKSYLITFHHSFPENASLRLKSECGMKIRVKQGKKSFVASQTPLSLLKYSKNDHQGRRSWIKWLCTPPERISDKILSLHIPLESLDSRIRSCNIDQSIATIL; from the exons ATGTCAAACGAACAACTAGAAGACCAACCATTACCCAGAAAGAAAATAGCTTATCTCGATTCAGAATCCGACACTGACTCAGACTCCGACTCCGAGTCCGAGTCCGAATCCGGACCCTCCAAACCCACCCGCAATGAATTCAACTACAAACGACCCAGCGACTACCTTGCCCCAAAACCCGACTTGGAAGAATCACCTGAACAAAGAAACATTCGGCTATTTCAAGAAGCATTGAAGTCCCGTAGATACACTCGACTTACAGAAGAAGCTGAGATTCTGGCTCGGATTAATGAATTGGGAAACTTGTATAATTTTCCGAAAGATAATGAGAATTGGAGGGAAGAAGACCTTAAAGAGTTATGGGCGGATGCTCCGACCCGTATGCTTAAACCTGGGTGGGACCCAGCATTGGTTGATGAAGAAGATTGGAAGATTGTTAGAGATGAAGTTAAAGCTGGTCGTGACCCTCCAATTGCACCATTTTATTTGCCTTACAGGAAACCTTATCCGGTTATTCCTAGTAATCATTACGATATTAGAAATCCTCGGGATGTTATTGAGGAATTGGATCGTACTGAGGAGTTTTTGCAATGGGTTAGCTATGTTTTTCCCGATGGCGGCTC GTATGAAGGCACTGTATGGGATGACATGGCTCATGGAAAAGGTGTTTATGTTGCGCAGCAAGGTTTAGTCAG GTATGAGGGAGAATGGCTTCAGAACAATCAGGAGGGGCATGGAGTTGTCGAAGTTGAGATACCTGATATTGAACCTGTTCCGGGATCCAA ACTTGAAGCTCAAATGCATGCTGAAGGGAAAATTTTTAGGAGAGATTTCATGACCCCTGAAGATAGGGAATGGCTGGAAATGGATATTGAAGATAGTGTGCGTCTGGCGAATGGGAATTATGAAATCCCTTTCTATGAACAAGAGGAGTGGATAAGACAGTATGGAAAAAAGCC TGAAAAAGGCCGGTACCGTTATGCTGGTCAGTGGAAGCATGGCAGAATGCATGGTTGTGGTGTGTACGAAGTGAATGAAAGGCCTATTTTT GGTCGATTCTACTTTGGTGAGCACGTGGAAGAATCTGCTGGTTGCGATGAAGAAATTGCTGCG ATGCATGCAGGTATAGCTGAAGTTGCAGCAGCCAAAGCTCGAATGTTTGTCAATAAGCCAGATGGAA TGGTTAGAGAGGAAAGGGGTCCATATGGTGATCCTCAGCATCCCTATTTTTATGAGGCAAATGAAGTGTGGCAAGCTCCAGGTTTCATTAACCAGTTTTATGAA GTTCCTGAATACTGGAAAACATATGTGGATGAAGTGGATCAAGAAAGGGAAATGTGGTTAAATTCGTTTTACAAAGCTCCATTAAGACTCCCAATGCCCGCAGAGCTTGAATACTGGTGGGAAAAGG ATGCACCTCCGGAATTTATTCTCCTGAACAAGGAGCCAGAACCTGACCCTAATGATCCCACTAAGCTCATTTATACCGAGGATCCTCTCATACTACACACTCCAAGTGGGCGAATAATCGATTATGTTGAGGATGAAGAACATGGTGTCCGCTTGTTTTGGCGGTCTGCGGGTGATACCGACCCGTCAAAGGTCGAGTTTTTGCCGCTTGGGTTTGACGAATTCTATGGACGGAAAAAAGCGGATGAGCAGCAAGAAGGCTTTTTGAAGCGTTTAGTATGTTCAATCGAGAATTTCTGTAAACCCTGGTTTGAGAAACTAGAAAAGTGGACTGAAGAACAGAAGACAGCCAGTGATTTACGAATGAAACTTATAGAACAGGAACTTGAATTGGTCGAGGCTGAGCTGAGTTTGGAAGAAGCCCTTGAGGACATGGAAGAATCATTGAAACAACAAGAAGAGGCCGCGAATAATATTGACAtggatgttgaggatgaggcgGTGTCTTCTCCGTCATTACCTGTTGAACAGGTGGAAGAAATATCACCCGAGGGGATCAAAGATGAGGGTGGAAAGGCCGAGGAagaggatgatgatgacgatgatgatgatgatgatttagctTCATCGAGTTTTGGATCTGTTACAGATTCAAAGGACAAGAAAAATGAACCTGGGAGATCTGCATTTTCAACACTCTCATTTGCTTCGTCTGGTTTGCTTTCAGCG GTTCCATCAATCCTTGAGAAATCTTTTTCGGCCTGGAAGAAGGAAAGATCTCCACCGAGACTTCCACATGAATCATGTAGCCGTACCAGAAGTAATgcaaaatcttatttgattactTTTCACCATTCATTCCCTGAAAATGCGAGCTTGAGATTGAAATCTGAGTGCGGTATGAAGATTCGGGTGAAACAAGGTAAAAAATCTTTTGTCGCTTCCCAAACACCCCTTTCCCTGTTAAAATACTCTAAAAACGATCACCAAGGACGAAGATCATGGATTAAGTGGTTGTGCACACCGCCAGAAAGAATCTCAGACAAGATATTATCGTTGCATATACCACTCGAATCCTTGGACTCGCGCATAAGATCGTGCAACATAGATCAAAGCATTGCAACCATTTTGTAG
- the LOC130806815 gene encoding pentatricopeptide repeat-containing protein At5g40400 codes for MLMNRLCSSFVTQRRILYYFSTKSALIPSSSSSLDLRTISNSKPILNPLYSFLPDTQNPNNLVNFICSALKEPNLQTTLLSNHCQHLIPYLGTKEISRVLLRCQSESQSGLIFFNWVRYDLGITPSSHNYCILIHLLVWSRKFVQGMKILCELIQLESSNSEEIDVLQGLVSCSEECNWDPVVFDMLIKAYVKDGLIKEGYRAFRKMVKLGFVPHVLAFNCLLNGLLKVNYVDKCWELYKEMWRIGINPNTCTFNIFTNVLCKDHNVVKVNEFMEKMEEEGFVPDLVTYNTLIGSYCRNYGLDDAFYLYKIMYRRGVVPDLVTYTSLMNGLCKVGKLKEAHQVFHRMIERGLTPDIVSYNSLIHGYCKEGRMKKSRLLVHEMIGKSIIPDNFTCKILLEGYAKTRSWHSCLNMVLELKRFGVVITYDIYKYLVVSLCQDNHPFAAVKLVNRMLEDGYETDEHIYDNLMKSFCDNDHLEEALLCKSKMLERNIKPCLGIYQNLIRCLCRSGRCLEAEVLIQEMTLYDLKPDYAICRALVFGYCEAKNVDKVESLLYSLAMKYHFYDTHSYNQLLKIRSEQSSATELMELQDKMLKLGFVPNGLTYKYVIQGLQNAVIKDKDKDILLVC; via the coding sequence ATGCTAATGAATCGACTTTGCTCATCTTTTGTGACCCAAAGAAGAATTCTGTATTATTTCAGCACAAAATCTGCACTTattccttcatcatcttcatctctGGATCTTCGAACTATTTCCAACTCAAAACCCATCTTAAACCCTCTTTATTCCTTCCTTCCAGATACTCAAAATCCTAATAATTTAGTCAATTTTATTTGTTCAGCTCTTAAAGAACCCAATTTACAAACAACCCTTTTGTCTAATCACTGCCAACATCTCATTCCTTACTTGGGTACCAAAGAGATTTCTAGGGTTTTGCTTAGATGTCAAAGCGAGTCTCAATCTGgtcttattttcttcaattgGGTGAGGTATGATCTGGGAATCACCCCAAGTTCTCATAATTACTGTATTCTTATTCATTTATTGGTTTGGTCTAGAAAATTTGTTCAAGGCATGAAAATTTTGTGTGAATTAATCCAATTAGAGTCAAGTAATAGTGAAGAGATTGATGTTTTACAGGGTTTAGTTTCTTGTTCTGAGGAATGTAATTGGGACCCAGTTGTGTTTGATATGCTTATAAAAGCTTATGTGAAAGATGGTTTGATTAAGGAAGGTTATAGGGCTTTTAGGAAAATGGTTAAATTGGGTTTTGTGCCTCATGTTTTGGCTTTCAATTGCTTGTTGAATGGACTATTGAAGGTGAACTATGTTGATAAATGTTGGGAATTATATAAAGAGATGTGGAGAATTGGCATTAACCCGAATACATgtacatttaatatttttactaaTGTGTTGTGTAAGGATCATAATGTAGTGAAGGTGAATGAATTCATGGAGAAAATGGAGGAAGAAGGATTTGTGCCTGACCTTGTGACATATAATACTCTAATTGGAAGTTATTGTAGAAATTATGGGTTAGATGACGCTTTTTATCTGTATAAAATTATGTATAGGAGGGGTGTAGTTCCTGATTTAGTCACATATACATCATTAATGAATGGACTTTGTAAGGTTGGAAAGTTGAAGGAAGCTCATCAGGTTTTTCATAGAATGATTGAAAGAGGATTGACTCCAGATATTGTATCATATAACTCCCTTATCCATGGTTATTGTAAAGAGGGTAGGATGAAAAAATCTAGGCTCTTAGTTCACGAGATGATTGGAAAGAGCATTATCCCGGATAATTTCACATGTAAAATTCTTTTAGAAGGATATGCGAAGACACGCAGTTGGCATTCTTGTTTAAATATGGTTTTGGAGCTTAAAAGGTTTGGAGTTGTAATTACTTATGATATATACAAGTATCTAGTTGTTTCTTTGTGTCAAGATAATCACCCTTTTGCAGCTGTTAAACTTGTAAATAGAATGTTGGAAGATGGTTACGAGACAGACGAGCATATATATGATAACTTGATGAAATCATTCTGTGATAATGATCACCTAGAAGAAGCATTGCTATGTAAAAGTAAGATGCTAGAAAGGAATATAAAACCATGTTTAGGCATATATCAAAATCTTATAAGATGCTTGTGTAGGTCAGGAAGATGTTTGGAGGCAGAAGTTCTAATACAAGAAATGACTCTATATGATCTTAAACCCGATTATGCGATCTGTAGAGCTTTGGTATTCGGGTATTGCGAAGCTAAAAATGTTGACAAAGTAGAGTCCTTGTTGTATTCACTTGCTATGAAGTATCACTTTTATGATACTCATAGTTATAATCAGCTGCTTAAGATCAGGAGTGAGCAAAGTAGTGCTACTGAATTGATGGAATTACAGGATAAGATGCTGAAATTGGGATTTGTACCTAATGGTTTGACTTACAAATATGTTATTCAGGGATTGCAGAATGCAGTTATTAAGGATAAGGACAAGGACATTTTACTCGTTTGTTAG
- the LOC130806816 gene encoding arogenate dehydratase/prephenate dehydratase 6, chloroplastic-like produces MQVSPSPTNTTTPRNPLRTRLTTTTKLTFRPSQLTIRCSTFGRNGAITGSRSDWQTNCAILASKVISSTVKNSNDKSDEITNVNGHQTLNLIPVVSSSSASASAVSAVTTTNNLPKPLSLVADLSPAPMHGSTLRVAYQGVPGAYSEAAAGKAYPGCEAIPCDQFEVAFQAVELWIADRAVLPVENSLGGSIHRNYDLLLRHRLHIVGEVQLPVHHCLLALPGVRKEYLTRVISHPQALAQCEHTLTKLGLNVTREAVDDTAGAAEYVATQRLRDTAAIASSRAADLYGLQVLADGIQDDSGNVTRFVMLAREPIIPRTDRPFKTSIVFATHDNGEGKGTSALFKVLSAFAFRNISLTKIESRPHRHRPIRIVDDANVGTAKHFEYMFYVDFDASMAEPRAQNALAEVQEFTSFLRVLGSYPMDMSPWSPLPSNDQS; encoded by the exons atgcAGGTATCTCCATCACCAACCAACACAACAACACCAAGAAACCCACTCCGAACTCGGTTAACAACCACAACCAAACTCACTTTCCGACCGAGTCAACTCACTATCCGATGCTCAACCTTTGGTAGAAATGGCGCCATTACTGGTTCACGTTCCGATTGGCAAACCAATTGTGCAATTCTCGCTTCCAAAGTCATCTCATCCACCGTTAAAAATTCCAACGACAAATCCGATGAAATCACCAACGTGAATGGCCATCAAACCCTAAATCTTATCCCAGTGGTATCCTCTTCCTCCGCCTCCGCCTCCGCTGTCTCTGCCGTAACAACCACTAATAACCTTCCTAAACCATTATCACTTGTAGCCGATCTTTCACCGGCTCCAATGCACGGCTCTACTCTTCGAGTGGCTTATCAAGGTGTTCCCGGCGCGTACTCCGAAGCCGCGGCTGGAAAAGCTTACCCTGGATGTGAAGCCATTCCTTGCGATCAATTTGAAGTCGCTTTTCAAGCCGTTGAGTTGTGGATAGCCGATCGAGCTGTACTTCCTGTTGAGAATTCCCTTGGTGGATCGATTCATAGGAATTACGATCTTCTTCTTCGGCATCGGCTTCACATTGTTGGAGAAGTTCAACTCCCTGTTCATCATTGTTTATTGGCTTTGCCTGGTGTGAGAAAAGAGTATTTGACGCGAGTGATTTCGCATCCGCAAGCACTTGCACAGTGCGAACATACTTTGACGAAATTGGGATTGAATGTTACAAGAGAAGCTGTTGATGATACTGCTGGTGCTGCTGAGTATGTTGCTACACAACGTTTGCGCGATACGGCGGCGATTGCTTCGTCACGCGCCGCTGATTTGTACGGCTTGCAG GTCTTAGCAGATGGTATACAAGATGACTCAGGAAATGTGACCCGGTTCGTTATGCTAGCCCGGGAGCCCATAATTCCTCGAACCGACCGCCCTTTTAAGACTAGCATTGTGTTTGCAACCCATGACAATGGTGAAGGGAAAGGGACATCAGCCTTGTTCAAGGTCCTATCCGCTTTCGCGTTTAGAAACATTAGCCTCACGAAGATAGAGAGCCGTCCCCATCGCCATCGTCCAATTAGGATTGTGGACGATGCCAATGTGGGTACGGCTAAGCATTTCGAATATATGTTCTATGTTGATTTTGATGCCTCAATGGCTGAACCTAGAGCCCAAAATGCACTTGCTGAAGTTCAAGAATTCACGTCTTTTCTAAGGGTTTTGGGGAGTTATCCTATGGATATGTCCCCATGGTCACCTTTACCGTCCAATGATCAATCATGA